In one window of Lactobacillus sp. ESL0791 DNA:
- a CDS encoding XkdX family protein: protein MINFHDILKQLYIELYQAHVYDNTKIANFVQMGIINGQDYKDITGIDYKVSVSA from the coding sequence ATGATTAATTTTCATGACATACTTAAGCAACTGTATATCGAATTATATCAAGCCCATGTTTATGACAATACTAAGATTGCTAATTTTGTTCAGATGGGCATAATAAATGGACAAGATTATAAAGATATTACCGGTATTGATTACAAAGTATCTGTATCAGCTTAG
- a CDS encoding replication initiator protein A — protein sequence MANDFNFINSEQAYQTRFYQFPQVLLYGEQYETLSDGAKLGYMVLRDRLEYSLRNNWVDEDNNVYFIFTNEQLQKLMHWSNGKVVRVKKELEKTGLLYQRKMGFDAKNKRNLPNRLYLADLDVTAQDIYNKRGLETGNQTKALAKQGNVKMASRYSTPRALSNQESIKMTSRENRPQALDNKGSVKTTLYQDNTNYLDTKQIHSDTTEWDFSSSNYTQKEINAQNRDLVHHTSEIMNSKSIPSFLSQQSLARISSYCKTPGQVHEFISVILNAKKSVVKAAREQNCKIVLQLENNNNIIRIDETILGYFNKVRQAETSNKPITNLKGYLYRTMTNLFNELANNEAMSNKQLQEA from the coding sequence ATGGCAAATGATTTTAATTTTATTAACTCGGAGCAAGCATATCAAACACGGTTCTATCAATTTCCGCAAGTTCTACTTTATGGAGAACAATATGAGACTTTAAGTGATGGGGCTAAGCTGGGTTACATGGTACTCAGAGATCGCCTAGAATACTCTCTACGCAATAATTGGGTAGACGAAGATAATAACGTCTATTTCATTTTTACTAATGAACAACTACAAAAATTAATGCACTGGTCAAACGGTAAAGTCGTCAGGGTTAAAAAAGAACTAGAAAAAACAGGACTTCTGTATCAAAGAAAAATGGGATTTGATGCTAAAAATAAACGGAATCTGCCTAACAGACTATACCTTGCTGATCTTGATGTTACTGCTCAAGATATTTACAACAAACGAGGCTTAGAAACAGGCAATCAGACAAAAGCCCTAGCTAAACAAGGAAATGTTAAAATGGCATCTCGATACTCAACCCCAAGAGCCTTGTCTAATCAAGAAAGTATCAAAATGACATCTCGAGAAAATAGGCCCCAAGCCCTTGATAATAAAGGAAGTGTTAAAACAACACTATATCAAGACAATACTAATTATTTAGATACTAAACAGATACATTCTGATACTACTGAGTGGGACTTTTCCTCAAGTAATTACACCCAAAAAGAAATTAATGCTCAGAATCGTGATTTAGTCCATCACACATCAGAAATTATGAATTCTAAGTCTATACCCAGCTTTTTAAGTCAACAAAGTTTAGCTAGAATTAGCTCTTATTGCAAAACTCCAGGGCAAGTCCATGAATTTATTAGTGTCATTCTTAATGCTAAAAAATCTGTTGTTAAAGCAGCTAGAGAACAAAACTGTAAAATTGTATTGCAATTGGAAAACAATAATAATATTATTAGGATTGATGAAACGATCCTTGGATACTTCAATAAGGTTAGACAGGCAGAAACTAGCAATAAACCGATCACTAATTTAAAGGGCTATTTATATCGAACAATGACTAACTTGTTCAATGAGCTGGCTAATAACGAGGCTATGAGTAATAAGCAATTACAGGAGGCATAG
- a CDS encoding ParA family protein, which yields MTEIITIANFKGGVSKTTTTVMFSYILNERQNKKVLCVDFDPQSNATEILNKTYPKPIRKAKTSFINGLKNMNLVPAISKLSENLDLLGADWDLSLFPEVADNFSKNKQYLILQALINKIKNQYDYILIDTPPTLSVFTNNAILASDYVVMVMQSQQQSFTSSIKFVSYLQQLRKDYSGKFDLLGIIPCLMKTTGTVDKEVLDEAKQTLGNAMLVNILYNRERVKRFGRSGIKNEDIWDSRTIYMYEMVLKELLRRIEERNK from the coding sequence ATGACTGAGATAATAACTATTGCAAATTTTAAGGGTGGAGTCAGCAAAACTACTACAACTGTCATGTTTTCTTATATCCTTAATGAACGTCAGAATAAGAAGGTATTGTGTGTCGACTTTGACCCCCAGAGTAATGCAACTGAAATTTTAAATAAAACTTATCCTAAACCAATTAGAAAAGCTAAAACATCATTTATCAATGGATTAAAAAATATGAATTTAGTTCCTGCAATTAGCAAGTTGTCTGAAAATTTGGATTTGTTAGGTGCAGATTGGGATTTGTCTCTTTTTCCAGAAGTAGCTGACAATTTTAGTAAAAACAAACAATATCTGATACTTCAAGCATTGATAAATAAAATTAAAAATCAATACGATTATATCCTAATTGATACCCCACCTACATTGTCAGTCTTTACTAATAATGCAATTCTAGCAAGCGACTATGTTGTAATGGTTATGCAAAGTCAACAACAAAGTTTCACTAGTTCAATTAAGTTTGTTTCTTATCTGCAGCAATTGCGAAAAGACTATAGTGGGAAATTTGATTTACTAGGCATAATTCCTTGCTTAATGAAAACTACAGGTACTGTAGATAAGGAAGTTCTTGATGAAGCCAAACAGACCTTAGGCAATGCAATGCTTGTAAACATTTTATACAATCGTGAGCGTGTAAAGCGTTTTGGTCGATCAGGTATAAAGAATGAGGATATTTGGGACTCACGTACTATCTATATGTATGAAATGGTGTTAAAAGAATTGTTGAGGCGTATTGAGGAAAGGAACAAGTAA
- a CDS encoding type II toxin-antitoxin system PemK/MazF family toxin, with translation MVVTAPKQGDIIWIDAEPHSGREEGGHNSESGNVQRPAVVISNDAYNQKTGLVVCMLMTHDVNKGNDALYYPIASHDANVVGSVITFQMPNYDFASRHGEIRGHVTPKDLDELLSRAYQILDKR, from the coding sequence GTGGTAGTAACTGCCCCAAAACAAGGAGATATTATTTGGATAGATGCCGAACCGCATTCGGGTAGAGAAGAAGGTGGGCATAATTCTGAATCTGGTAATGTACAGAGACCAGCGGTAGTCATTTCTAATGATGCTTATAACCAAAAAACAGGATTGGTTGTTTGCATGCTGATGACTCATGATGTAAATAAAGGTAATGATGCTCTTTATTATCCAATAGCTAGTCACGATGCTAATGTAGTAGGCAGTGTAATAACCTTTCAAATGCCAAATTATGATTTTGCTAGTAGACATGGTGAAATTAGAGGTCATGTTACACCAAAAGACTTGGATGAATTGCTATCCAGAGCATATCAGATATTAGATAAACGATAG
- a CDS encoding HNH endonuclease signature motif containing protein, translating into MTSQELENYRAEHVKMAFEFIAELPADHADWKMIQDDSLVPFYAISKDGIIKVFAYGRNKTHIVQQYKNNCGYMIVGLMGIDGKSHTKTVQQLVANAWLTKPGTNEKLEVDHINGNRTDNRVENLQWLTISQNRAKRRINNGYHGHKIIAVKDGVVKEYQSIHSASKATGISDSTVRAVADGYNTKTGFYFCYA; encoded by the coding sequence ATGACAAGTCAGGAATTAGAAAATTATAGAGCGGAACATGTAAAAATGGCTTTCGAGTTTATAGCAGAATTGCCAGCAGACCATGCAGATTGGAAAATGATTCAAGATGATTCACTGGTACCATTTTATGCAATTAGCAAAGATGGAATTATTAAGGTATTCGCATATGGACGCAATAAAACGCACATAGTTCAGCAATACAAGAATAATTGCGGTTATATGATAGTAGGACTCATGGGTATTGATGGGAAATCTCATACTAAAACTGTACAGCAGTTAGTAGCTAATGCTTGGCTTACAAAGCCAGGTACCAATGAAAAACTAGAAGTTGATCACATCAATGGTAACAGAACAGACAATCGGGTAGAGAACTTACAATGGCTTACTATTAGCCAGAATAGAGCAAAAAGACGAATTAATAATGGTTATCATGGACATAAAATCATTGCCGTTAAGGATGGGGTAGTAAAAGAATACCAGTCGATTCATTCGGCTAGTAAAGCTACGGGGATCAGTGATAGTACAGTCCGTGCTGTAGCTGACGGATATAATACAAAAACTGGTTTTTATTTTTGTTACGCATAA
- a CDS encoding HNH endonuclease, producing MIHNLPNYQEPTNSYHHCSYPKCTELVQGNNHYCDKHWQLRQQEYSAIKHDANNKPSSRAKRLYSQKQYNQTKRDEDANDFYHSKQWQRVRYYILQRDIYTCQICGNNYQPNHLTADHILPRKYCGDLDHQLNPENLWTLCSRCNSAKQYLERQIENKYGAKSKDEFTKITKTEWEKRVLRIERD from the coding sequence ATGATTCATAATCTGCCGAATTATCAGGAACCAACTAATAGCTATCATCATTGCTCATACCCAAAGTGTACAGAATTAGTTCAAGGTAATAATCATTACTGCGATAAACACTGGCAGTTACGGCAACAGGAATATTCGGCTATTAAACATGATGCTAATAATAAACCAAGTTCCAGAGCTAAACGACTATACAGCCAGAAGCAGTATAACCAAACCAAGAGAGATGAAGATGCCAACGATTTTTACCATAGTAAACAATGGCAACGGGTACGCTATTATATTTTGCAGAGGGACATTTATACCTGTCAGATTTGTGGTAACAACTACCAGCCTAATCATCTAACGGCAGATCATATACTTCCGAGGAAGTATTGTGGTGACTTAGACCATCAACTAAACCCAGAGAATTTATGGACACTATGTAGCCGTTGCAATAGTGCCAAGCAGTACCTTGAAAGACAAATTGAAAATAAATATGGTGCTAAGTCTAAAGACGAATTTACCAAAATTACTAAGACTGAATGGGAGAAGAGAGTATTACGGATTGAAAGAGATTAG
- a CDS encoding phage terminase small subunit P27 family, with protein MKEVIRMRNVKLTTDKKAPAHQRKRTEKLLEKSNQLSDLPTAPPKYLHSYARSMWTKVVPYLNSTKVVKTPDRALVEALCINYQILRESYNEINKSGVQAKIIKSLQNSSGEVIGKDFIGYKANPALKSIDSASVKINSLGSQLGLSPSARAQLTSLDIDEDDTNVADLLNGGDKDEF; from the coding sequence ATGAAAGAAGTTATTAGAATGCGAAATGTAAAATTAACAACGGATAAGAAAGCACCAGCACATCAAAGAAAACGAACAGAAAAATTACTAGAAAAATCAAATCAATTATCAGATTTACCAACTGCACCGCCAAAGTACCTACATTCATACGCTAGAAGCATGTGGACGAAGGTAGTTCCATACTTGAACAGTACCAAAGTTGTAAAAACTCCAGATAGGGCTTTAGTTGAAGCGCTTTGCATCAATTATCAGATACTGAGGGAGAGCTATAACGAAATTAACAAAAGTGGCGTTCAGGCAAAAATCATTAAATCGCTACAAAATTCATCTGGTGAAGTAATTGGTAAAGACTTCATTGGCTATAAAGCTAATCCAGCACTAAAGTCAATAGATTCAGCCTCTGTAAAAATTAATAGCTTGGGTAGTCAGTTAGGATTAAGTCCTTCAGCTAGGGCACAATTAACATCCTTGGATATTGATGAAGATGATACCAATGTTGCTGACTTACTAAATGGTGGGGATAAGGATGAGTTCTAA
- a CDS encoding terminase TerL endonuclease subunit codes for MSSKVKEFDFTKRNVKLLPTFKSLLDVGYFNEVVEKYKDPATRYSIKVLTGKQLACYKIQLACFRHLNDLVRANNSDFEYYYDLEKCHEILNFAKLCPDVSMNKPTPLMLFQKAQLCLIQGWRAKKDKQKRFTYVLLSEARTNGKTYISNILLAYNFLIENLNSYNQDNLYSAPVEKQSNKGWRYIKQTFRLLGETLGFKKLIKQMQIDANDDVVKSKKSLSNLQRLTANSGQFDAYHFLLAVVDEYGDSHWNNGSMGRITSGQVQTKNHQVIAVSTAYGNSNCPMFEDEKRLLQVLEKDNNRDEDSSLMLVWEQDNIDETDEPELWVKSNPLLDLPSLHDTLLKGLKDEYERRSKSGEVYKFQNRNLNLWLATSVNKYLQLDDIQSAVIKNDEFDITGRDCYAGFDLSRFSDDTAIAFVFPFMEDGQKRFFIYQHSFVPTARAQKSITIKSEQDGINYQGAEDKGFCDVAKNQYGEIDEELVGNWLLEFIKKYKLNIKAFVYDTYGASTLTDWWEQQLPSIPFITLRQGTLSLDSPTNVLRKAFETKQIRMYEDPILQYSVSNAVITENAYGAKIDKEKRTAKIDCVDAIIDAMSEAVYWFTDPDRNQQDESKKNPFGDMSQDDINDYYKNYFGF; via the coding sequence ATGAGTTCTAAAGTTAAGGAGTTTGACTTTACAAAGAGGAACGTAAAATTACTGCCTACCTTCAAGTCATTACTGGATGTGGGTTATTTTAATGAAGTGGTTGAGAAGTACAAAGACCCTGCTACAAGGTATTCCATTAAGGTTTTAACAGGAAAACAGTTAGCCTGTTATAAAATCCAACTGGCTTGCTTTCGTCACTTAAACGACTTAGTCAGGGCGAACAATAGTGATTTTGAATATTATTATGATTTAGAAAAATGCCACGAGATATTAAACTTTGCGAAATTGTGCCCTGACGTATCAATGAATAAGCCTACGCCCTTAATGCTTTTCCAGAAGGCTCAGCTCTGTCTCATTCAAGGCTGGCGAGCAAAGAAAGACAAACAAAAAAGGTTCACCTATGTCCTACTAAGTGAAGCAAGAACTAACGGGAAGACCTATATCAGTAACATCCTTCTGGCTTACAACTTTCTAATCGAAAATCTTAACAGTTACAATCAAGACAACCTCTACAGTGCGCCAGTAGAAAAGCAGAGCAATAAGGGTTGGAGGTACATTAAGCAAACCTTCAGGCTACTAGGTGAAACACTTGGCTTTAAGAAGTTAATCAAACAGATGCAAATTGATGCCAACGATGACGTTGTGAAATCCAAGAAATCACTGAGTAATCTGCAAAGGCTAACTGCTAATTCTGGGCAATTTGACGCATATCACTTTTTACTTGCAGTAGTAGATGAGTATGGGGATTCTCACTGGAACAATGGTTCAATGGGAAGAATTACTTCAGGACAAGTTCAGACTAAAAACCACCAAGTAATTGCCGTCAGTACAGCGTATGGCAACAGTAATTGCCCAATGTTTGAGGATGAAAAAAGGCTGCTTCAAGTGTTAGAGAAGGACAATAATCGAGATGAAGATAGTTCACTAATGTTGGTCTGGGAACAAGATAACATTGATGAAACAGATGAGCCTGAGTTATGGGTTAAAAGCAATCCATTGTTAGACCTGCCTAGTTTGCATGACACGCTGTTAAAAGGATTAAAGGACGAATATGAGCGCAGGAGTAAATCAGGTGAGGTCTATAAATTCCAGAATAGAAATCTAAATCTATGGCTTGCTACCAGTGTCAACAAGTATTTACAGCTAGATGATATTCAATCGGCTGTTATTAAGAATGATGAGTTCGACATTACTGGTAGAGATTGTTATGCAGGGTTTGACCTATCAAGGTTTTCAGACGATACGGCTATAGCATTTGTTTTTCCCTTTATGGAAGATGGCCAGAAGAGATTCTTCATCTATCAGCATAGTTTCGTGCCTACGGCAAGGGCACAAAAAAGTATAACTATTAAGTCTGAACAGGACGGAATTAACTATCAAGGCGCTGAAGATAAAGGGTTTTGTGATGTTGCTAAGAATCAATACGGCGAGATTGACGAAGAACTTGTTGGGAATTGGCTGCTAGAATTTATCAAGAAGTACAAATTAAACATTAAAGCCTTTGTCTATGATACTTATGGAGCATCAACATTAACAGACTGGTGGGAGCAGCAACTACCTAGTATTCCATTCATCACATTGAGACAGGGCACCCTTAGCCTTGATAGCCCTACTAATGTTTTACGAAAGGCTTTTGAAACTAAACAAATCAGAATGTATGAGGATCCGATTTTGCAGTATAGTGTATCCAATGCTGTAATTACCGAGAATGCTTATGGGGCAAAGATTGATAAAGAAAAGAGGACAGCCAAAATTGATTGTGTTGACGCAATTATTGACGCAATGAGTGAGGCGGTTTATTGGTTTACTGACCCAGACAGAAACCAACAAGACGAATCTAAAAAGAATCCGTTCGGAGATATGAGCCAGGATGATATTAATGATTACTACAAAAATTATTTTGGGTTTTAG
- a CDS encoding type II toxin-antitoxin system HicB family antitoxin, producing the protein MKNKDLLVYPIILHPENEGGFSVEIPDVEGGTWTQGEDMADAIYMASDAIGALLVDKSVYPKPSKLEDIKTDATAIKTVTTVDMSKYRKLNEKTVRKNVSVPEYLVELGKKQHINFSQVLTEALEEKLLKA; encoded by the coding sequence ATGAAAAACAAAGATTTACTAGTATATCCAATTATTCTTCATCCAGAAAATGAAGGTGGGTTTAGCGTAGAAATTCCAGATGTTGAAGGTGGTACCTGGACTCAAGGTGAAGATATGGCTGATGCTATCTATATGGCAAGTGATGCTATTGGTGCCCTCTTAGTTGATAAGTCTGTTTACCCTAAGCCTTCAAAATTGGAAGACATTAAGACGGATGCCACTGCTATTAAGACTGTTACTACTGTAGACATGTCCAAGTATCGGAAATTAAATGAAAAAACCGTCCGTAAAAATGTATCGGTGCCAGAATATCTTGTGGAACTGGGCAAAAAGCAACATATTAACTTTTCACAGGTTTTAACTGAAGCATTAGAAGAAAAATTGTTAAAGGCATAG
- a CDS encoding type II toxin-antitoxin system HicA family toxin — protein MAKLNSSSLAFMCIVVYNRNIKKGGTTNMPMTPREIIKLLKDNGWVEKRQHGTSHKIMFNPKLNKSIPVPTHSKELKKGTEQGILKQAGLK, from the coding sequence ATGGCAAAATTAAATTCAAGTTCGCTTGCTTTTATGTGTATAGTTGTGTATAATAGAAACATAAAGAAAGGAGGTACAACGAATATGCCGATGACACCAAGAGAAATAATTAAGCTCTTAAAAGATAACGGTTGGGTTGAGAAACGACAGCATGGAACTTCTCACAAAATCATGTTTAATCCTAAACTTAATAAGTCAATTCCCGTGCCTACGCACAGTAAAGAATTGAAAAAAGGAACAGAGCAAGGCATATTAAAACAAGCGGGGTTGAAATAA